The Branchiostoma floridae strain S238N-H82 chromosome 12, Bfl_VNyyK, whole genome shotgun sequence genome segment CTGATGATGTACCTCCGAGACCCCGCCCACTGGGACAACAAGTTCAGTCACCCCGCCACGTGCTTCGAGCATGACGCATGCGTCCAGGACTGCATGGCCAAGGACTTAGGGCTGCCACCTGGCGAGCTGGACGGACAGGCCATCGACACCTTCATCCACAAGATCGGGAGGGATTTCTCCCTCATCCTCATCCTGGAGCACATCAACCACTCGCTGGTCCTGCTGAAGAGGAGAATGTGCTGGCAGATGGAGGACATCCTCTACTGGGTCGCGGACGAAGACGACATGACCAACTACGAAGAGAAGGAACATTTCACCGAGAAGATGGTCGCCAAGTTCAAGAAGTCCAGCCGGATCGACTACTACCTGTACGAACACTTTAACGCCTCCCTCTGGCGGCAGATCGGCTTGGAGGGTCGTGACTTTCTGCAGGAGGTCTCGGAATTCGAACGGATCTTGAAGATTGTGAACGAGCGCTGCCAGGAAGACGACGGTCAATTCAAGATCGTGCCAGCGACGGACTTTAGCAAGGAGATCTATCTAACCTGGAATTTCTGTACGAAGCTTCGGTTTAACCGGTTATCGTGGGATGAGAACATTAGAGGCATGCAGCAGATTCACTACGGGAAGGTAGAATCGAAGAAAAGCTTTCAAGACCGTTGGGGTGACATTAAAGAACACTAAACTAGTACAATTTGATTTAATAGTAAATCCTATTTCACAACTTAGCAGTTTATACACATGCTTAAATTAGAGTGCTGCATTTGCATATGGTaggttgtttacaaaatgtcaaatgtatgaaaattgaatacaaaatgtcataCTGTTAATCTACGTACAATCGAGGCATTGTGTTGTTCGAGGCATTATATTGTTTGAATACTACATATTTAGTTAAGAGGTTTTGCTAACTATGATTGGTTCATCATCACTGTTGCTAAAACAGATTTAATACAttcattattgtacattttccaaATTAAAATGGTGAGGTAGTCCCCATACATATAAGACTCCAGAAATAGACCAGGAAGGTTTTCCAATAGCCAGTACGATTCACGCCCCAGTGCACACGACCAAAACACTTTTATTTACAGCTCCAATCACACCCAACCAAACCCGCTCAAGCATGTGAAGCACTCAACCTAACGTTAGCATTATGCACTGCTTAATGTCATACAATTACTCCATATGTACTCCCTAGAAAAACGCCATAAACTCTAGTAGACATAGACGTTCTTGGTATGAAGCAGAAATTATTAGAAGTGTTACATTCTGCCCGTTTagtataaaaataaaaacacttttatttacAGCTCCAATCACACCCAACCAAACCCTCTCAAGCATGTGAAGCACTCAACCTAACGTTAGCATTATGCACTGCTTAATGTCATACAATTACTTCATACGTACTCCCTAGAAAAACGCCATAAACTCTAGTAGACATAGACGTCGTTCTTCGATTGAAACAAATATCTAAAGCGTTACATTCTGCCCGTTTAGTACGCATGTATCAGAAGCCATGACGTGATTGGTGACCTCTTGACCTCCGGGCCGGTTTACCTTCTTATCACGCAATGCCGCGAGCGTCAATGGTAACCTTTCAGTCGGTATATGAACACGAGGCAGGTTATTACACACTTGCGAGGTCATATCATTTACAGCAAGGTTCGACTCGTAACCTTGTGGTAAGGACAAATGTGAATAACCTCTTAAATTCCACTCGTTCGTTAACCAATATCTATATCTAACCTTGTTCGCAGCTAACGAATAAAATTAAGTTTTGTAATGCATGTATGACGTTTATTTTTGCTTATACATGAGAAGGTCAAATTGACCTGttggccgcttttcattgacgttATGAGGAAAAAAAGCAAGAGTCagacagagatacagtttataTCATGTAAATATACAATACGATAAGTCTCAACATCACAGTATCTGTTGACAGGTGATGTATGCTATATCATGTTGTTATGGGATAATTTGTAGCCTTTCAGAATTGGGCGTTTTTATTCCTTGGTGTTTTCAATTATACGAAAGACACTGGTATCACACCCCGTAATGTTCCAGAAAGAGTGGCAAGAAAAGGTACGCATGGAGCTCTTTTTATAAAGAAAAGTGCAGGGTCTTCACGACGCTGTATAGTTGTGCCAttatttgcccccctccccactttttTGTCTGACCTAATATTTGTAGTCTGTATAGTTTGATCTAACCGAACCGGTTCGACACAGGCGATCGTACAGCTGATTACATCCAGGTCAGTCATTAAAATAGTTCACGTTTCTGGACAGTATTTTTAATATAAAAGACGATTACTAGTATAAAATGCTTGTGTTTCCttctttttgtatattttgctaTATTCGTGaaagtaaaatttgaaactacaatgaattttgatattttgaaggTCACAGTGCCTAAGGTCAGAGTTGAAAGTTCAAAGGAGAGATAACCGAGGTTACGCATAATATATGCAGGTGTATTCGTGTTTGGAGGCAATCAGGGCCACATGGTTTATTCTTTTACGTTTACCAAATCCACATGTATACCGAGCACTCTACGCGTGAATAAGAATCGCTACTATGGCAAACCAGTACATGATTGCCACAGCAGGTCAGAATTTTGACAGATTCACGAAATCAAGATTTGAAATCGGCATATGAAGACAACAGGACCCGGTCTTTGGGGGTTGTCCATTCAACATGGAAGTAGGAGGCCTCAGGAGTATCAAAACATACCTCTTGGGGCTGACCGTGCTATCTGTTATGGCATGTATTGTCCTGCAGTTTGTCGGACTGGAATCGGGAACAATTTGGCGCGGGTTACGACAAGGAAGAAATGGGCTGTCCATGACCCATCTCCAGGGACGCGACCTGTCCACAAGGTAAGGCCATCGAAATTAGGTCATACTATTTCATTTCAGATTACTTTAGATTAAGAAGATTAAGTTTGAAGATATTGAAGAAGTGATGAATGTCCTCAATAGTGGTAAACAAATATGAATAGTCTAGAATAACAAGGCTACAGATAATGTATCTTAACATCCATGGAGTTACGACAGCCGGTGCTTCGATGACCACCAATAACCTTGGTGGTCCTACTTCACACTGAACTGCAGCTTCTCTTGGCTGCTTCAATTCTTAGTTGTGAATTAAGAACTTAGTTATTCAGACAGTTACCAAAATGATAAATTGTCAACGGAGTAACAGCTTTGGGTCGAATGTAGATAGTTTAACTTTAATGTAACGATTAGGCAGTGCCTTAATGAGGAATTGTCCCTTTACATACGTGAATGTCCACCTTGTTCTGACAGTTAATTTCTTAACGCTAAAGAAGGGTTCCGAGATCCTACGAGTGTTACTAGAAACGTCCgaaactattttttttcaatccaatTGCAGGGATTACTTTATTTGCCCAACACTAATTGGACATTACACAAagatctatctatctatctaaatccaacttttttgtatctttccCAAGGTCTACAGCTGCCAACGCCAGCATTGCCTGCACTCCTCACGATAACGTGGCGTTCATCAAGGTGTACAAGTGCGGCTCCTCCACTCTCCAGTCCTTCTTCCTCCGCTACGCTCATCAGCACGACCTGATCCCAGCCCTCCCGAGCCGCGGGGATCGTCCCATCATCGGCTGTGGGGCAGTCATCCAGGAACACAACGTCTTGCAGCTTCCGGGAGATCCCAAGTGGAACGTCTTCGCCCATCACTTCACCTTCAACAAGACCGTCTTCGACCGCTTCATGCATCCGGAGGTCAGATTCGTCGCCATCTTGCGAAACCCCATCGCCAGACTCAACTCTGTTTTTGACTACTTCAACATGTGGCAATACTTCACGAACATGACTGAAAAGCGCCCCGATGGACAACCGCCTGTCATGACGTATCTACAGGACCCTAGTGGATGGGACAAGGCGTTTGTTGGACGTCAGAGCAGATGTTACGCTGGAAGGTGTGTGAAAAACTGCATGGCTAAGGACTTAGGATACAACTCGCTGGACTCGGCAACCGAGTTTGTCAGCAAGGTGGATAAACAGTTCTCTATGATACTGATACTGGAACATCTCAACCATTCCTTAGTTCTGCTGAAGAGGAAGATGTGTTGGTCCATGAACGACATCATCTACTATTTGGGCAAGAAGCAACGAGAACGAAAGGGGAACACAACCGTTCCGATTACGGACGAAATGAAAGCGCGGTACAGGGCGTCGAGTCCTGTAGACCACGAGCTCTACGACCATTTCAATCGCTCCTTGTGGCGACAGATTCAACTCGAAGGGCGGGATTTTTTCGAGGAACTCGGTCACTTCCAGAAGGTTCTGGACGATATCTTTGTTTTCTGTCACGGACGGAAAGAAAAGGGACAAAACGTTACCATTCCCGCGTCAAAATGGAACGAACCTATCGTCATTTCTGGGCACACTTGTACAGTCCTTACCTGGCTGAGACACAATTGGGACATGATTATTCGCAGAAGGTTAATTAAACGTTTCGGAAAGGCGGAAGGATGATATTATTACTCAGCGGTTATGGGCCATCAggtattgacaaaaaaagcgACTCATCGGACAGTTTGCCACCGTCCTACCTGTAGGCTCACGTGCAAAATGCAACGGAATCGCCCAGTGCATGTCAGTACTCGCCTAGGGCTAGCCAGCTTTGGTCCGATCTCAAAATCCCCATTGTCGTTTCGACTGTTGGGAGTGGATCAAACTCACAAGGCTGTACTAGGCTGAAAGTTATGGTAGTACGATATTCTCAAACGCCGTCGCTGTgaggttgttttttgtttgtaagCAATGTGCAGCCCAACTGTTTTCTCAGTTTGCCTTATGATGTCTCTCTTGTATTGCTGTATAgatagttttttttcatttaaatgaTAACAGTACGTACCTCAAAGATCTATTCCATACctgttttatttcatattcCATTTCTATCGTTGCTATCATTGAACATCGAGAAACATCAAGAGAAAGTTTATGTACACAATATATACtgattattgttttgtttttttcttcgtACAAACCGAGTGTTATCATCCAAAATACGTTACACCACTTTTCACAGTACAAAAGCGGATAAGATTATCACAACATTTCGTAAATCACGTAGTGTGTAGAAGTCTTCTATGACACATTGCAAAGCTGTTACCGTCTTTGTTCTAGATAGTAGTAGTGACAAGGGTAGACAAGTGCTTATCACTACTGATACTACCCTTCAGTATGACTCTAGCACCATTGACTGAACTGACAAGACGCCCATCTAAAGCACATAGATGCTACAAATGCTTTTCAACACTGGGCAATTGCTCAATCTCCAACGTGCTCTAAATAGACAGAATTCACTTTAACATCTTACCTCCTCTGACACATCTTCCTGGAAGCCTTCGTTACTACACTTTTCACGCGCGTCACTGATCAAAAAGATCAGATAATCAATGATCATTGATCAGTAATAAACCTTTACCCTTTTACACACCTCCATGCAATCATCTTGTCACGGTGATCTGTACCCAAAGAAACAGTTCACAAGCCAAAcctttttaatattttttctcCGCAGTCCTTTGTTCAAGTTCGGTGCCCTGAGGTATAACTCGGGCCTTGTCAGCCTCAACTTGCGCCATTACACTGGCCCATCAAACCTCAAATAGATCAAAATGTAGATGCAGATTTTTTCTACAGTATCATACGCTTGTGTTGTAGCTTTTCCTTTGCCTTCTGTCCCTGTCTCCATCGTGACCCTGAGTCTGTCTTGACGAGTGTTTTTCCGGAGAGGTTCTGGTCTTGAGCCGCTgggggtccctctcggtgtcCGGGGCCTGTCGGTAACGTCGTCGGTGTTCTGTAGGCGACCGTCTCGAGCTCTGCGCATGCTCCTCCTGACGCCGCATGGCATCCTGGGGGAAGTGGCGCATGTACTCGTGGGGAAGGCTTCTGGACATCTGCGCATGCTCGGTGCCGGCCGGAGAGGGTCGTTTCATCCTGACGGGGCTTCCTTTGGAGACCTTCCGCACCCTGCCGTGCGCCTCGTCCTGAGCAACATGGCAATGATAGACAAGCTTTATTGAGACGACAGAAAGTACAGTAACTTTTTTATGGTAAAATATACTACAAAAACAtggatacagaataaatcttcatactctactaactaaacaatataggataaaaaGAAAATCTCCATAAGATCGATGTGGTCAAATCTAACTATAGTTGCCACTCGAGGGACTTACGGGAATTAGAAAGGTGGTCACTAGACGTGGTTCTTAATGCTTGGGTAAACTTGGAAAATAAGCACTACAAACAACCATGCGGAGGTGTCTATCCGTCAACGTTTGACTACACATTTCATTTCTCATCAAGATGTGGAGATAGTTATCAACAGAGTAAACAGCGATTAACAATGGTGTCAGGAATTGTtgtcaacaagacaaaacattgctTGGCTTCATTTCAAATAAAGATACAAATCCAAATGATCTAATAAGTATCATGTGCATTGAAGCGTACGTCTTTGTGAAGTTACGTACCTTTGGTTGTGTTGGAGGGGAGCCTCCTCTTCTGACTCTCTCTCGCTCTCGGCTTTCTGTGAAAGAAAGAGGTGGGTGACTGaaaacctttattgcacatttttgcccacGAGCTAAGTACATGTCACATGATAACAATCATATGCATTTATATgtgtatatagatacagatacgtcTTATCTAACACAGACAAGTAGATGCTTCTTTTATACGGAGAAAATTCCTTGTGCAAAAGTCATGTGCTTACACAAGACTACGGTTGGGCAAATATAATTTGTATTCGCCTGGCAGTCCGCACGTCTAGTCTTGAATCGTAGTGTGCTACTGTAGGGATAGGCTAGTGGCCAGTAAGCTCCCTGGGGAAATTTAGGACCGAGAAGACGTGTATTACAGAAATGAAATACCGTGAAGATGTCTGGCCCTTAGAAGACAAACAAAGACTTTGCTACATCAGATAGCCTGCCAGTCTAGACTGACGATTCGTGCATTCGACCTTTATCAGCATCACAAATTcgaccatcatcaccatcatagATTCAGAATtaacataaaatcccaccatgaccaggcttttcaatggtttaaagccttgtatATATTCTTGTctatggtttaaagccttgtatTCATGAATTCTTTTCAATGGTTTTAAGCCTTGTATTTAttcttttcaatggtttaaagccttgtatTTATTCTTTTCAATGGTTAAAACCCTTGTATTTCTTCTTTTCAAtggtttttatttatttctcttTCAACGTGGGGTCTAGGCACAGGCACcaaaggcggtatctcactgcactttgggcacaacgaatttcagagataaagaacgattttttttcgttacgttttgtgtcttttgttgtcttcttaggcacacttttatgtattacgcaaCATCTAATTTATAAAAAGAAATGgcgaaaataaaacacaacagtgccgcagtgaacgaaccccgcagtgccgcaccggtgccacaagtgcagtgatcATGAGattacaaaataggtgtatagaataagacttaatatcctaattaatataacaagaagggctaacataagtctttgatatagtgttacaatcgagttgggctatacatgagtATCATTACTCTTTcaaatagcaaagcagtctttgatatatttgcctatctttgcatcaTGGGAGTtgcatccaaagatatatacaaa includes the following:
- the LOC118428230 gene encoding galactosylceramide sulfotransferase-like — translated: MEVGGLRSIKTYLLGLTVLSVMACIVLQFVGLESGTIWRGLRQGRNGLSMTHLQGRDLSTRSTAANASIACTPHDNVAFIKVYKCGSSTLQSFFLRYAHQHDLIPALPSRGDRPIIGCGAVIQEHNVLQLPGDPKWNVFAHHFTFNKTVFDRFMHPEVRFVAILRNPIARLNSVFDYFNMWQYFTNMTEKRPDGQPPVMTYLQDPSGWDKAFVGRQSRCYAGRCVKNCMAKDLGYNSLDSATEFVSKVDKQFSMILILEHLNHSLVLLKRKMCWSMNDIIYYLGKKQRERKGNTTVPITDEMKARYRASSPVDHELYDHFNRSLWRQIQLEGRDFFEELGHFQKVLDDIFVFCHGRKEKGQNVTIPASKWNEPIVISGHTCTVLTWLRHNWDMIIRRRLIKRFGKAEG
- the LOC118428030 gene encoding serine/arginine repetitive matrix protein 1-like gives rise to the protein MAWSVAANIRQRGSGSRSGNASRERKQESDQQNMTYQQRMGATPAGYQQQKVSPQRQQSGQHSSGQHGGGQHAKPSAGREESRERERVRRGGSPPTQPKDEAHGRVRKVSKGSPVRMKRPSPAGTEHAQMSRSLPHEYMRHFPQDAMRRQEEHAQSSRRSPTEHRRRYRQAPDTERDPQRLKTRTSPEKHSSRQTQGHDGDRDRRQRKSYNTSV